The DNA segment TATATGGTTTATGAATTAATGCAGTTTGGAGCACAATCTCCCTGATAGCCCTTTTGCTTCCCCAACAAAAGCTGCTGGTGACTTCATGGTTTCCTTCTCCAATGGACCTAATGAGGCCATTGATGCTGATGCCTCAAGTGCATCTGCCAACTCTAAATTTGGTACTAGCGCATTACTTCCACCAGCTTCTGCTCTTGACATGGGAACTTTCAAATCCTATAACTGCCAAATACCAAGGTATTTTCGTCATCACCTTTTAGCTTTCTTTCCCTGTGCCATGAGTTTCAGCATCCCACAAGCTTCTGAGAGTTTTTGTTGATCTGAATTTGATTTAGGTTCTCTTCTAGTCATGGAACTATTGGGATGTTAGCAGGCACCGGTGGACCAATTGGCATTTAGTTTCCTGATGTTCAGGTAAAAGCTAGCTCGGAAGTTCTTCAAGGTTGGTCCGCTTGTTGTTAAGTTTATTGAATTTTGGATGGTGGTTTGGTCTTTTTTGTGCAACATTTGCAGGAAGTTAAAGAAGACTGAACAAAGCTGGAAAAAAATTTGTAGAGAATCAGCACCACCATTACCACCATGGCGGCCATCATCTTCAATCATCAATACTATACTACTTACTACCATACAAAATGCATACGTAAAAAGTAGTTCAGTAAAGGAAGTGGGGCAGGCATTCCCTTTCTTTTGTTGTCATTATTGTTGTACtaccattttctttcttctgatGTCTGTAGTAGCTGAATGAACCACAGGTTAAAATAACACAAAGAATCACCAGAGTGAGTGTGTAGTAGGAACTCCGTGGCACTGTAATTTCTTCTTATTACCTACCCTTGGTTGTAGTAGTGTAGATTTCTAGTCCTATGTTGTTATTACAGGTATAATTCCAAGTGTTTGTACAGCTGGAGCATTACCCAGAGAAAGCAAAGCATGATGCATAGATGAAAGTGTGGAAAACCGTAAATGCACAAGAGTTGTTGTTTAACTAGAAGGCTgattgaaatggaaaatgaaaatgaagggCAGAGTGTATAATTGTTAGTCTTAGCTGGGTTAAAGTTCAAAGTTGGAGACTTTAGCTTTGGATGTTATGTTTCAGTTTATGTTTGTAGCTGTTCTACTTAGTTGTTATACACAGTTATGATGAAGCCAgacagaaaagagaaagaattagAAAGAAGAATCAAAAGTGAGTTTTTAGACTAATTGGTCTATTTGCCTCTCCTCTTGTGTTATGCCTTTTGATTTTAAAGTAGAATTTGTCTCTTTGTTCCTTCAATTATTTTGGGGTTTCAATTTGCAAAAATGGTGGGGTCTGTCTTTTTTTTGCCATTATTGGTGAGGAAAGAAAATAGGGTCCACAAGGCACACAATCACATGGGGTTGCTGACACTGCAAGTGGGCCACACTCATTTATATAATGACAGGTTGTGCATAGGTCCCTCTACCCATGTGAGTGATGCCAGTACCACTTTCTCTCTCATAGATATTTATCTCTCTACCCTTTAGATTCTCTTTCATGACAGGAAAGGACATGCACAGATCTAAAAGTAGGGTAGATGCCCACACGTATGACAAAAGTGCCCAGTTACTCGAATCTTTTGGGGTCTGCGGTCTTCTGAATTTGTGTCACACGGGCCGTGCCAGTTACTGTGCTTTGCTATGCTATGCTATGTCCTTTTTTTAACTTCCCCTCTCCAAACATTTCAAGTGCCCCCTAGGTGTTTgtgaaaactaaaaatgttcAAAAGGTTGAAAACCACTGAGAGTGGGATAAGCACAAGCCGCAATGTTGGttggttgttttgtttttgcttgCTTTGACACGTTAgtttcctttttaatatatgattcaACTTGCGACCATATGCAAACAGAAGGTTACCTCAATGGTGGTGTGACCCATGACTAGTGACCAGTAAATCCATGCTTTGCTCCGTTTCTTGGAAGTTCACAAATTATATTGTGTTTTCGGGACTGAATTCTATGTGTGATTAATAATCCTGTTCCCTTTATGATCAAGACATGTTTGCACATGTCACGGTCTTATGCGTGCATGTGGTTATATTTCTGTGGCATAGGATTCTAGAACCATGGTCAATTGGGAAACAGATGTTAACCTCTGATTGTTGCAATTTCAAGTGCAGTGTTTCTGGTCGGATTGTATACTACTTtcatagaatatatatatacatatatatatttgtttttttaaacatttaccATCACTCTTTTTgcctaattttcaaaaatatcagGCGCAGTACTTCATACATATATGGACATTTTTGGTTTTCTTCTCCCAAGTCTTCAAGTTTTGACCTTCCATCACTGTCTTCCATGATTGAGCAAGCACAGCACAACTAGGATAACATTTTTCAACACTTTTATTACTGTCTTACAAGAATATCAGCCATGTAACATACTCTTGTTTACAAACTTTCAGAATCAATACTCAATCCTTgtcattttaaacattttatatttattatgttatgttAGAAGATCTGTAAAACAAGATTAACttagtacaaattttattttataagatgatTTTGCAAATTCCAATTAGATTTTATTGAAGATATTTTTACTATTGTAGatcaaaaaaatactttgaCAAGTTTAGTTTAGTTTGTGATGAATTCTGTGGAGATTTGaagaaattattgataaaattaggAACTTGGAAAATGtaggaagaaaaattaaattggttGGTGAATCCTATGGGCAACGGTCTTTAATGCAGGATAAGCTTCTCCTTCAAACAAAAGGGGAAATATgaaatccttttcattttttggtTATGGTGGTTTCCATACATATATCtaaatttagggttttgttgTGTAGATATACTGTATTAAATGATGGGAAAATTATACTCACCTTCTTTCATATAATGTTAGATCACATTTAAATCTTATAATCTCAAGctatagttttaataaaataataataatataaatgggATATATGTCTGTTTAAATGTTAGGAAAAATATAAATggcatattattattatgaatatgaaaaaaatgtgtatattttagaattaatggAAGTGTACTTAGTACTAGCTTAGAATAAAGAATTGGATTTTCTCATAAATGTGTCATTGCAGCTAAACATGTTGGAGATAAAGGACGACTTTTAAGGATTTGTggaaactaaataaaacatcTAATAATTAAGTAGTTGGAtaagatatattaatttaaattattgtacgATCTACTTTATCCAAACAAGAAGTTAAGCAGGTTTAATCATgttaaaatccatatataaattgTTGGGTTTagtgtcataaaaaaaaagaaccaaaTAAATGACaaacataacataacataacacGTTCTAATTCATTTCGGGAACAGCTTTTATGTTGGCCTTTTGCcaatacatttataaaaaaatatagggCGTTGTTtcagatattatattttattactttaatttcctgattttggtttatataagaaacttgaaacaaaaaagtaaagaacAAAGGTAATAGTAatctttttagtattttaataaattaaaaatacaagagcttaatatgacaattttattgaaaagtataaatataaaatattttttaaaccaaacttggtaaaaaaaaaataaatacatgatCACATATGTACTAAAAAGGGACTTTTGAAATATTGAAGTGTGCAGTTGTAtgaaaaataactcatttttacAGTTAAGTTGATTCTAAATGTATGAAAATATGTTACCACACTGTTGAGCTggaattgaaaattgatttgagtattttaattaaaatctaaaacaacTCATATAAGTTGGAAAAGTTCTCGTCAACCTATTcagttaattttattatttgattatcaaaaatttaaaatttgaccatttaaatataaataaaagattagtaataaatttaaataaaattatttttaaatataaaagtaaaatagatgATTAAGAAGATTTTAACCATATTAGGTtggaaaaaaagataattaaagaGCTTTAGATTCtgattgtgaaaattttaaaagagagAGGTTTATACATTTTGTTATTTGCTAATAAGAATATTTGATTGGGGggattattgaaaataaaaaggtaaagtTTGAAAGAGGATATATATCAACATATtcttatttaaatgatttatataaattatatatacactAGATCTAAAccataaactatatatttaataactaGTTCATATGATTAAACTAAGGAGTTACTGTTTGTACCGGTTATTAAATTTAGTATGTTTACCAAGTCTATAACCGTCCAATTTTGATACCACTAATAAGGGGAAACTAGAACATATAAGaaataagagataaataaatttaaatagataagttagttttttaataaataatttaactttaaacaATATACAAATTTACTTCAGAGATgtagataataaattaaaatacgaaAATAGTTCTTTTAACCGAAGAATAGTTAAGAGGGTCAAATATGCGTGTAAGAAGATTAAcgcttttaaaattaagaaaaacataatgatcaaaatttcttaaaattaatcttaaaaactttttaattttgcccaaaaagaagagaaaatttaaagttctttaagaaaaaaaagtctaaaataaattgatacaagaatgGAAAAATATGCTTTGAcctaataatagaaaaatattatttgacagatttaaattttttatatttatttaacattatctttagtttttactttttttattctttacaaaaacataaaaatttatatttttatgattattttatttttgtattagtatattattattcataaaaatatttcaagaaaCTGATATAAGAGAAGAGTGAAGTATACTATAGAGGTAATACATAGTAtgtgaagaaaagaataaacatgGTTTAAAACATGTAACATTATTCTTAAACTAATAACTTTTCACCAATAATCATAAGTTAACAATTAAGCAGAAAATTCTAAACTTAGCCTATAGTGTGTTTACTAGCAAACTAATGTACTAGAgacaaaaaatatgtttttaaaaaaattgtgtatcaTGATCGGAAAGTATCGTGATGATGATAAAGAGCAGAGAAAAAGTGAAGGTAGGGTTGAGGAATTCTGACGATGATAAGGTTCTCAAGAGAATGAGGGAAGAAAGAAAGGTAGTAATGGTGGAAGCTAACTCTAATATGGTGATAGGTTATGGTATATGTTTCCATAAGGGTGAAGGGtttgaaaagaaatatggtATATAGTGAATATTCAAGCGAGATCAGGACCAGTGGGGAGCTGTTCGTAACCGTCATGGTGGGTGGCGGCGGCGACGTAGGTGCTGGATGGTACCGGAATGCACTTGAGGAGAACAGCTACGACTAAACTCACCGCACCAATCATGACGCTTACAAACCACAGTTCCCGGCTGAGCGGTACGGTTTGGGCAAAAGCACCAAGATATTCAACTATCAAGGCTTGAGAGCATATCGTTATGCCCATCACTATAAGGAACACCCAGCTGCTTATCATGCCTTCAAAAACATTGATCTTCTCCATGTCACGGCTGTTTATCTCGTTGAACACCTATTAATCACACAGAATGTTCTTTTCAATGGTTGCATGGGAGTTAGCAAAATACTATGTTATTCTAGGTCAGCCGTTAACTGATCTATTATTACCTGACAGAATACGAAGCTGTTGAATATGACTGTGTTCAGAAGCAAGGTAGTATCGTCGTGTTCATCGAGCTTGAGAATCTGTTTGCCACGAAATTTGAGAACCAAAAGGACCATAATTTGGTAGATGCTCTGACCGATGATGTTCCTCCACATGATCCTGGTGATGAATTTTGCGTTTTTTCCTATAGGGGGCCTCTTCATCAGCCCATCATGAGGAGGTTCTGTAGCCAGTGCCAACGCGCCGAGAGTGTCCATGATCATGTTTACCCAAAGCATTTGAACAGCACTGAGAGGAGCAGAGCCTGAAATGAATTTCTGTTGTGATTAATCATCTGAATCGAACCAGTGATTTAGCCGTGGCTTGAAAAGCTGGTTGTACGTATTATTACCTGACACGCAGGCTGAAACGAAATTCAGCATGAGAGCTACAACATTAACTGTTAACTGGAACTGAACAAACTTTTGTATATTAATATACACAGAACGCCCCCATCTGGTAACCTTCACTATGGTTGAGAAGTTATCGTCCATTACAATCACATCCGCGTTCTCTTTGGCAACCTGGAGAAGATCGAGGTTAACAGTACTCAGCACACTGTTCTCACTGAAATCAGATACTAAATGACATAATCTCAGATGGAACAAGAAATTGAAAGTGATATATAGATTGTGGGTGCAGTGACAAACCTCTGTCCCTGCAATGCCCATGGCAAGTCCAATATCAGCTTCATGCAACGCTGGGGCATCATTGGTCCCATCGCCAGTTACTGCGACAACCTCGTTAAAATCCTCCCTCAAATGGGTCACTAATTTGTGCTTGTCAAGGGGCAAGGATCGGGCCATTACCTACACACACGAAGAAACCGATTAGTGAATGTATTATCCTTGCTAAAACAGTAAAAGTAGTATCCTTTGAAGAGTGATCTAGACCTGTATTTTCGGTATTATCTTTTCCAGTTCTTGCTGGGACTTGTTCCGGAAATCTGGTCCCTCTATCGCAATTCCATCTGTCAATATGCCGCATTCTCTAGCTATTGCTTTGGCAGTGTTTATGTTGTCACCAGTCACCATTCTAACGACAATGCCAGCTTCTAAACAAGTCTTGACAGCTTCTTTTACTCCAGGCCTCACTGGATCCTTGATCCCAACAATAGATATCAACGTGTATTTGTCCTCAGGAATACGACCGCGTTCAGAAGATCCTTCAATATCGTTGAAGGCAATGCAGAGTGTTCTCAGAGCATCAGAAGCAAAGCCGTTGATAACTTCTGTGATGTTACTCCTTTGTTGTTCGTTCAAAAGGACCACTTTGCCGTCTGTGTCGACAACTTTGTCGCACATTTTCACAACCAATTCTGATGCTCCTTTGCAAAATGCTCGATACTTGTTGGTGCCACCGGGAAGAGACACCAGCACTGACATCTTTTTTCTGGTTGAATTGAAAGGTTCAACCTTCACTATTTTATACTTGTCGTTGTAAAACTTGGAATCACCTCCCAAAAGCAAGCCAAATTCCAACAAAGCGGATTCTGTGGGGGTACCCATGATCTTGTTCTTTCCATCTAGCCCTTTGACTATCTCTGAGCCAGTATTCTGGAATATGGATTGCAAAAGAAGATCAAATGTTTGTTCAG comes from the Vigna radiata var. radiata cultivar VC1973A chromosome 2, Vradiata_ver6, whole genome shotgun sequence genome and includes:
- the LOC106779048 gene encoding putative calcium-transporting ATPase 11, plasma membrane-type isoform X5, giving the protein MEKYLRENFSVQPKNPSESALRRWRSAVSVVKNPRRRFRMVANLAQRAEAEHKRRKLQEKIRVALYVQKAALHFISAGDDRGYTLSKETREAGFEIEPDELASIVRSHDEKCLERYEGVEGVARVVRVSLQEGVISVDVEHRQNIYGCNRHAEKPPRSFWMFVWDAMQDLTLIILMVCSFVSVGVGTVTEGWPKGMYDGVGIILSILLVVFVTSISDYKQSLQFKDLDKEKKNVSIQVTRDGRRQKVSIHDIVVGDMVHLSIGDVVPADGLLISGFGLLIDESSLSXXSDAVNVDNQKPFLLAGTTVQDGSAKMLVTSVGVRTEWGRLMDTLNEGGDDETPLQVKLNGVATIIGKIGLGFALLTFIVLTGRFLLGKIAHHEITKWSLNDASKLLNFFATAVIIIVVAVPEGLPLAVTLSLAFAMKKLMNDKALVRHLSACETMGSASCICTDKTGTLTTNHMVVDKIWICGQTKAVKSDHSENLLKPLISEQTFDLLLQSIFQNTGSEIVKGLDGKNKIMGTPTESALLEFGLLLGGDSKFYNDKYKIVKVEPFNSTRKKMSVLVSLPGGTNKYRAFCKGASELVVKMCDKVVDTDGKVVLLNEQQRSNITEVINGFASDALRTLCIAFNDIEGSSERGRIPEDKYTLISIVGIKDPVRPGVKEAVKTCLEAGIVVRMVTGDNINTAKAIARECGILTDGIAIEGPDFRNKSQQELEKIIPKIQVMARSLPLDKHKLVTHLREDFNEVVAVTGDGTNDAPALHEADIGLAMGIAGTEVAKENADVIVMDDNFSTIVKVTRWGRSVYINIQKFVQFQLTVNVVALMLNFVSACVSGSAPLSAVQMLWVNMIMDTLGALALATEPPHDGLMKRPPIGKNAKFITRIMWRNIIGQSIYQIMVLLVLKFRGKQILKLDEHDDTTLLLNTVIFNSFVFCQVFNEINSRDMEKINVFEGMISSWVFLIVMGITICSQALIVEYLGAFAQTVPLSRELWFVSVMIGAVSLVVAVLLKCIPVPSSTYVAAATHHDGYEQLPTGPDLA
- the LOC106779048 gene encoding putative calcium-transporting ATPase 11, plasma membrane-type isoform X1 — protein: MEKYLRENFSVQPKNPSESALRRWRSAVSVVKNPRRRFRMVANLAQRAEAEHKRRKLQEKIRVALYVQKAALHFISAGSRRDGDGGDGGGKGGGVGGGTGDDRGYTLSKETREAGFEIEPDELASIVRSHDEKCLERYEGVEGVARVVRVSLQEGVISVDVEHRQNIYGCNRHAEKPPRSFWMFVWDAMQDLTLIILMVCSFVSVGVGTVTEGWPKGMYDGVGIILSILLVVFVTSISDYKQSLQFKDLDKEKKNVSIQVTRDGRRQKVSIHDIVVGDMVHLSIGDVVPADGLLISGFGLLIDESSLSXXSDAVNVDNQKPFLLAGTTVQDGSAKMLVTSVGVRTEWGRLMDTLNEGGDDETPLQVKLNGVATIIGKIGLGFALLTFIVLTGRFLLGKIAHHEITKWSLNDASKLLNFFATAVIIIVVAVPEGLPLAVTLSLAFAMKKLMNDKALVRHLSACETMGSASCICTDKTGTLTTNHMVVDKIWICGQTKAVKSDHSENLLKPLISEQTFDLLLQSIFQNTGSEIVKGLDGKNKIMGTPTESALLEFGLLLGGDSKFYNDKYKIVKVEPFNSTRKKMSVLVSLPGGTNKYRAFCKGASELVVKMCDKVVDTDGKVVLLNEQQRSNITEVINGFASDALRTLCIAFNDIEGSSERGRIPEDKYTLISIVGIKDPVRPGVKEAVKTCLEAGIVVRMVTGDNINTAKAIARECGILTDGIAIEGPDFRNKSQQELEKIIPKIQVMARSLPLDKHKLVTHLREDFNEVVAVTGDGTNDAPALHEADIGLAMGIAGTEVAKENADVIVMDDNFSTIVKVTRWGRSVYINIQKFVQFQLTVNVVALMLNFVSACVSGSAPLSAVQMLWVNMIMDTLGALALATEPPHDGLMKRPPIGKNAKFITRIMWRNIIGQSIYQIMVLLVLKFRGKQILKLDEHDDTTLLLNTVIFNSFVFCQVFNEINSRDMEKINVFEGMISSWVFLIVMGITICSQALIVEYLGAFAQTVPLSRELWFVSVMIGAVSLVVAVLLKCIPVPSSTYVAAATHHDGYEQLPTGPDLA
- the LOC106779048 gene encoding putative calcium-transporting ATPase 11, plasma membrane-type isoform X3; the encoded protein is MEKYLRENFSVQPKNPSESALRRWRSAVSVVKNPRRRFRMVANLAQRAEAEHKRRKLQEKIRVALYVQKAALHFISGIHARGYTLSKETREAGFEIEPDELASIVRSHDEKCLERYEGVEGVARVVRVSLQEGVISVDVEHRQNIYGCNRHAEKPPRSFWMFVWDAMQDLTLIILMVCSFVSVGVGTVTEGWPKGMYDGVGIILSILLVVFVTSISDYKQSLQFKDLDKEKKNVSIQVTRDGRRQKVSIHDIVVGDMVHLSIGDVVPADGLLISGFGLLIDESSLSXXSDAVNVDNQKPFLLAGTTVQDGSAKMLVTSVGVRTEWGRLMDTLNEGGDDETPLQVKLNGVATIIGKIGLGFALLTFIVLTGRFLLGKIAHHEITKWSLNDASKLLNFFATAVIIIVVAVPEGLPLAVTLSLAFAMKKLMNDKALVRHLSACETMGSASCICTDKTGTLTTNHMVVDKIWICGQTKAVKSDHSENLLKPLISEQTFDLLLQSIFQNTGSEIVKGLDGKNKIMGTPTESALLEFGLLLGGDSKFYNDKYKIVKVEPFNSTRKKMSVLVSLPGGTNKYRAFCKGASELVVKMCDKVVDTDGKVVLLNEQQRSNITEVINGFASDALRTLCIAFNDIEGSSERGRIPEDKYTLISIVGIKDPVRPGVKEAVKTCLEAGIVVRMVTGDNINTAKAIARECGILTDGIAIEGPDFRNKSQQELEKIIPKIQVMARSLPLDKHKLVTHLREDFNEVVAVTGDGTNDAPALHEADIGLAMGIAGTEVAKENADVIVMDDNFSTIVKVTRWGRSVYINIQKFVQFQLTVNVVALMLNFVSACVSGSAPLSAVQMLWVNMIMDTLGALALATEPPHDGLMKRPPIGKNAKFITRIMWRNIIGQSIYQIMVLLVLKFRGKQILKLDEHDDTTLLLNTVIFNSFVFCQVFNEINSRDMEKINVFEGMISSWVFLIVMGITICSQALIVEYLGAFAQTVPLSRELWFVSVMIGAVSLVVAVLLKCIPVPSSTYVAAATHHDGYEQLPTGPDLA
- the LOC106779048 gene encoding putative calcium-transporting ATPase 11, plasma membrane-type isoform X2, translated to MEKYLRENFSVQPKNPSESALRRWRSAVSVVKNPRRRFRMVANLAQRAEAEHKRRKLQEKIRVALYVQKAALHFISGGGVGGGTGDDRGYTLSKETREAGFEIEPDELASIVRSHDEKCLERYEGVEGVARVVRVSLQEGVISVDVEHRQNIYGCNRHAEKPPRSFWMFVWDAMQDLTLIILMVCSFVSVGVGTVTEGWPKGMYDGVGIILSILLVVFVTSISDYKQSLQFKDLDKEKKNVSIQVTRDGRRQKVSIHDIVVGDMVHLSIGDVVPADGLLISGFGLLIDESSLSXXSDAVNVDNQKPFLLAGTTVQDGSAKMLVTSVGVRTEWGRLMDTLNEGGDDETPLQVKLNGVATIIGKIGLGFALLTFIVLTGRFLLGKIAHHEITKWSLNDASKLLNFFATAVIIIVVAVPEGLPLAVTLSLAFAMKKLMNDKALVRHLSACETMGSASCICTDKTGTLTTNHMVVDKIWICGQTKAVKSDHSENLLKPLISEQTFDLLLQSIFQNTGSEIVKGLDGKNKIMGTPTESALLEFGLLLGGDSKFYNDKYKIVKVEPFNSTRKKMSVLVSLPGGTNKYRAFCKGASELVVKMCDKVVDTDGKVVLLNEQQRSNITEVINGFASDALRTLCIAFNDIEGSSERGRIPEDKYTLISIVGIKDPVRPGVKEAVKTCLEAGIVVRMVTGDNINTAKAIARECGILTDGIAIEGPDFRNKSQQELEKIIPKIQVMARSLPLDKHKLVTHLREDFNEVVAVTGDGTNDAPALHEADIGLAMGIAGTEVAKENADVIVMDDNFSTIVKVTRWGRSVYINIQKFVQFQLTVNVVALMLNFVSACVSGSAPLSAVQMLWVNMIMDTLGALALATEPPHDGLMKRPPIGKNAKFITRIMWRNIIGQSIYQIMVLLVLKFRGKQILKLDEHDDTTLLLNTVIFNSFVFCQVFNEINSRDMEKINVFEGMISSWVFLIVMGITICSQALIVEYLGAFAQTVPLSRELWFVSVMIGAVSLVVAVLLKCIPVPSSTYVAAATHHDGYEQLPTGPDLA
- the LOC106779048 gene encoding putative calcium-transporting ATPase 11, plasma membrane-type isoform X4, yielding MEKYLRENFSVQPKNPSESALRRWRSAVSVVKNPRRRFRMVANLAQRAEAEHKRRKLQEKIRVALYVQKAALHFISGIDDRGYTLSKETREAGFEIEPDELASIVRSHDEKCLERYEGVEGVARVVRVSLQEGVISVDVEHRQNIYGCNRHAEKPPRSFWMFVWDAMQDLTLIILMVCSFVSVGVGTVTEGWPKGMYDGVGIILSILLVVFVTSISDYKQSLQFKDLDKEKKNVSIQVTRDGRRQKVSIHDIVVGDMVHLSIGDVVPADGLLISGFGLLIDESSLSXXSDAVNVDNQKPFLLAGTTVQDGSAKMLVTSVGVRTEWGRLMDTLNEGGDDETPLQVKLNGVATIIGKIGLGFALLTFIVLTGRFLLGKIAHHEITKWSLNDASKLLNFFATAVIIIVVAVPEGLPLAVTLSLAFAMKKLMNDKALVRHLSACETMGSASCICTDKTGTLTTNHMVVDKIWICGQTKAVKSDHSENLLKPLISEQTFDLLLQSIFQNTGSEIVKGLDGKNKIMGTPTESALLEFGLLLGGDSKFYNDKYKIVKVEPFNSTRKKMSVLVSLPGGTNKYRAFCKGASELVVKMCDKVVDTDGKVVLLNEQQRSNITEVINGFASDALRTLCIAFNDIEGSSERGRIPEDKYTLISIVGIKDPVRPGVKEAVKTCLEAGIVVRMVTGDNINTAKAIARECGILTDGIAIEGPDFRNKSQQELEKIIPKIQVMARSLPLDKHKLVTHLREDFNEVVAVTGDGTNDAPALHEADIGLAMGIAGTEVAKENADVIVMDDNFSTIVKVTRWGRSVYINIQKFVQFQLTVNVVALMLNFVSACVSGSAPLSAVQMLWVNMIMDTLGALALATEPPHDGLMKRPPIGKNAKFITRIMWRNIIGQSIYQIMVLLVLKFRGKQILKLDEHDDTTLLLNTVIFNSFVFCQVFNEINSRDMEKINVFEGMISSWVFLIVMGITICSQALIVEYLGAFAQTVPLSRELWFVSVMIGAVSLVVAVLLKCIPVPSSTYVAAATHHDGYEQLPTGPDLA